From the Tetrapisispora phaffii CBS 4417 chromosome 10, complete genome genome, one window contains:
- the UTP22 gene encoding rRNA-processing protein UTP22 (similar to Saccharomyces cerevisiae UTP22 (YGR090W); ancestral locus Anc_3.426) has translation MKHNTTAQDIHIARETAELFKSNIFKLQIDELLEQVQIKHTHILKVEKFLHKLYDMIQSVPEWQEQTLGNVEQFFKESFVSVPFVDPKPISASTKYKFNFKTPSVTLIGSFALKAGIYQPEGSSIDVLLTMPEELFDRKDFLNFRCLHKRSVYLAYLTHHLSELLKSENMDSFIKLEYSQFNDDVLLPILKLSCKKPDQGSKRNVSEYNFYKTKFSINLVIGFPYKAFDPKKLLPSKNCVRVATSDENVVLPPTPLYNFSILSNSTHEVFLKYLYKTKKQTDSFKEATILGRLWLQQRGFSPKISQSGSLGGFGTFEFSILMAVLLNGGGENANKILLHGFSSYQLFKGVIQYLATMDLCDGGNLQFHSENDSASASKYINEGFKTPTIFDKTTKINILSKMTISSYQVLKKYAQETLLMLTNVVQDQFANIFLTDVGKFDNIKYDLCYNISISKTSNSSTLSHLLGSFGAMERVKFVTIENYLAHKITTVAKFALGDRIRLIEVELVGQNHRFPINKRKPHPAGQGNLNFEFIKLKLITNGSESEKIVTKGPIFSEDPSQEAVAFKNFWGAKASLRRFKDGSITHCCIWSTSANQPVITSILDFILKSHFSDGIHISDNFTKLFHELLPLPNLPASSNTSVLNLSSFYNLKKSFDLLYKIIFKMKLPLSVRSIQPVGSAFRYTSLCQPVPFAYSDPDFFQEVVLEFETSQKWPDEIFSLEKSKTAFLLKIQEQLEAENGDRYRSFFTRDESIPYNTEIMTLQILTPEGYGFKFRVLTERDEILYLRAISNARAEVKSSLENTFLKFNAKYQASPRHTRTIENLSHTFEFYSPVVRLFKKWLDSHLLLGHLSEELVELIAMKPFVEHAPFLVPGSVENGFLKLLRFLSQWNWREDPLILDLTKSDEELSNSLDTSIGAGPGFDSKTIKKLSERLTLSQYKGIQSNFHNLRKSDPNGLTIQFFIASKNDPSGILYSSDVPLPIATRITALAKVALNLIQIHGLNKQTIDLLFTPAVKDYDYVIQLQTPTPLKSSSGILEITEFKNLASSKLPSSFPSDLSKMSELMDPTYHLVKYLNMKYKNSVIFSSHKYICLNGGPDGNKNVITALVKPMFKKDMKFRVNIDGNVAPIDAEMVKLNRDSIFHEIASFGNDMIVSFETYLN, from the coding sequence ATGAAACATAACACAACTGCGCAAGATATTCACATTGCTAGAGAAACTgctgaattatttaaatctaatatctttaaattacAAATTGATGAGCTTTTGGAACAAGTTCAAATAAAGCATACTCATATTCTTAAGGTAGAAAAATTTTTGCataaattatatgataTGATACAATCAGTTCCTGAATGGCAAGAACAAACTTTAGGAAATGTCGAACAATTCTTCAAAGAAAGCTTTGTATCCGTCCCATTTGTTGACCCAAAACCAATTTCTGCATCCaccaaatataaatttaatttcaaaactcCATCAGTTACTTTAATTGGCTCATTTGCATTAAAAGCTGGTATCTACCAACCAGAAGGATCCTCCATCGATGTTTTATTAACTATGCCAGAAGAGTTGTTTGATAGAAAAgactttttaaattttagaTGTTTACACAAAAGAAGTGTTTACTTAGCATATTTAACACATCATTTatcagaattattaaaaagtgAGAATATGGATTCTTTCATAAAATTGGAATATTCCCAGTTTAATGATGATGTTCTGTTACCTATTCTAAAGTTATCATGCAAAAAACCTGATCAAGGTTCCAAAAGAAACGTATctgaatataatttttacAAGACAAAATTCTCTATCAATTTAGTTATTGGCTTCCCATATAAAGCATTTGACCCTAAGAAACTGTTACCAAGTAAGAATTGTGTAAGAGTAGCTACCTCTGACGAAAATGTGGTTTTGCCTCCAACTCCATTATataacttttcaattttatcaaactCAACACATGAagtatttttaaaataccTATACAAAACTAAAAAACAGACAGattcatttaaagaagCAACTATACTAGGTAGATTATGGCTACAACAACGTGGGTTTTCTCCAAAGATTTCACAATCCGGTTCTTTAGGTGGTTTTGGAACATTCGAATTTAGTATTTTGATGGCTGTATTATTGAATGGTGGTGGTGAAAATGCTAACAAAATACTTCTGCATGGATTTTCATCATATCAGTTGTTTAAAGGTGTTATCCAATACTTAGCTACCATGGATTTATGTGATGGTGGTAATTTACAATTCCACTCTGAAAATGATTCAGCTTCAGCTTCAAAATACATTAATGAAGGATTTAAAACTCCAACAATCTTTGATAAAACTAccaaaattaatattttgagtAAAATGACTATTTCATCTTACCAAGTGTTAAAGAAGTATGCACAAGAAACATTGCTAATGTTGACAAATGTTGTTCAAGACCAATTTGCaaacatatttttaactGATGTTGGTAAgtttgataatataaaatacgATCTATGTTACAATATCAGTATTTCAAAAACTTCAAACTCCAGCACACTTTCCCATTTATTAGGCAGTTTTGGTGCTATGGAAAGAGTAAAATTTGTTACCATTGAAAATTATCTTGCACACAAAATTACCACTGTTGCTAAGTTTGCACTTGGAGATAGAATTAGATTAATTGAAGTTGAATTGGTGGGCCAAAACCACAGATTCCCAATTAATAAACGTAAACCCCATCCGGCTGGACAAGGAAACTTAAactttgaatttattaagtTGAAATTGATTACAAATGGTTCTGAAAgtgaaaaaattgttaCCAAGGGTCCAATTTTCTCAGAAGATCCATCACAAGAAGCTGTtgcatttaaaaatttctgGGGCGCTAAAGCTTCTTTACGTAGATTTAAAGACGGATCCATTACTCATTGTTGCATCTGGTCAACTTCAGCAAATCAACCAGTTATCACCTCTATTCTGGATTTCATTCTGAAGTCTCATTTCTCAGATGGTATTCATATTTCTGATAATTTCACAAAATTGTTCCATGAGCTATTGCCTTTGCCTAACTTACCTGCCAGTTCCAATACTTCAGTTCTAAACTTATCAAGTTTCTATAACTTGAAAAAGTCGTTTGACCTTTTgtataaaatcatttttaaaatgaaattacCTTTATCTGTTAGATCCATCCAACCAGTTGGCTCTGCTTTCAGATATACTTCTCTATGTCAACCTGTACCTTTTGCATACTCTGACCCTGATTTTTTTCAAGAAGTGGTATTAGAATTTGAAACCTCCCAAAAATGGCCAGatgaaattttttctttagaaAAATCCAAAACGGCCTTTTTACTAAAAATTCAAGAGCAATTGGAAGCAGAAAATGGAGACAGGTATAGGTCATTTTTCACTCGTGATGAAAGTATACCATATAACACTGAAATTATGACTTTACAAATTTTAACACCAGAAGGTTATGGTTTCAAATTCAGAGTTCTTACTGAACGTGATGAGATATTATACTTGAGAGCTATTTCAAATGCTAGAGCTGAAGTTAAATCTTCATTAGAAAACACctttttgaaattcaatGCGAAATATCAAGCCTCACCAAGACACACAagaacaattgaaaatctCTCACAtacttttgaattttaCTCACCTGTCGTTAGATTGTTTAAAAAGTGGTTAGACTCCCATTTATTACTTGGCCACTTAAGTGAAGAATTGGTAGAATTAATTGCAATGAAACCATTTGTTGAGCATGCACCATTCTTGGTGCCTGGTTCTGTTGAAAATGGGTTCTTGAAATTACTAAGATTTTTGAGCCAGTGGAATTGGAGAGAAGATCCTTTAATTTTGGATTTAACCAAGTCAGATGAAGAACTGTCAAATTCATTAGATACTAGTATCGGTGCAGGCCCCGGATTTGATTCTAAGACCATCAAGAAGTTATCTGAAAGATTAACCCTATCACAATATAAAGGTATCCAATCTAATTTCCACAATTTGAGGAAAAGTGATCCAAATGGTTTAACTAtccaattttttattgctTCAAAGAATGATCCAAGTGGTATTCTTTACAGCAGCGATGTTCCTCTACCAATTGCAACCAGAATAACAGCTTTAGCAAAAGTTGCCttgaatttaattcaaatacatGGCTTAAACAAGCAAactattgatttattattcacTCCTGCTGTCAAGGATTATGATTATGTCATTCAATTGCAGACTCCAACTCCATTAAAATCTTCTTCTGGTATCTTAGAAATTACTGAATTCAAGAATTTAGCAAGTTCCAAGTTACCTTCTAGCTTCCCTTCAGATTTAAGCAAAATGAGCGAATTAATGGATCCAACCTACCATTTagtgaaatatttgaacaTGAAGTACAAAAACAGTGTGATCTTCTCAAgtcataaatatatttgtttgaATGGTGGCCCAGAtggtaataaaaatgtaatCACAGCATTAGTCAAACCAATGTTTAAGAAAGATATGAAATTCAGAGTTAACATAGATGGTAACGTTGCTCCTATTGATGCTGAAATGGTTAAATTAAATAGGGATTCCATCTTCCATGAAATAGCTTCATTCGGTAATGACATGATTGTTAGCTTCgaaacatatttaaattaa
- the DBP5 gene encoding ATP-dependent RNA helicase DBP5 (similar to Saccharomyces cerevisiae DBP5 (YOR046C); ancestral locus Anc_5.643) codes for MSEDKKDAASLLASLKIDADNNSSEDKNVKEIKEADNEPKVVAESKTIIEDKFAGKDADKSGDDKKTKEETDSSLVKSEYEVTVKLADLQADPNSPLFSAKSFEELGLEPELLKGLYAMKFQKPSKIQERALPLLLSNPPRNMIAQSQSGTGKTAAFSLTMLSRVDQTVELPQAICLAPARELARQTLEVIQEMGKFTKITSQLVVPDSYEKNKGINAQIIVGTPGTVLDLMRRKMLNVSRVKVYVLDEADNMLDKQGLGDQCIRVKKFLPKTAQLVLFSATFDEAVREYAKKVVPSANTVELQRNEVNVSAIKQLYMDCDNETHKYEVLTELYGLLTIGSSIIFVSTKKTANLLYGKLKQEGHQVSILHGDLNSSDRDRLIDDFREGRSKVLITTNVLARGIDIPSVSMVVNYDLPTTLNGEADPATYIHRIGRTGRFGRKGVAISFVYDKQSFRVLSNIKKYFGDIEMTRVPTDDWDEVETIVKKVLKE; via the coding sequence ATGTCTGAGGATAAGAAAGACGCAGCCAGCTTACTGGcatcattaaaaattgatgCTGACAACAACTCATCTGAAGATAAAAATGTCAAAGAGATAAAAGAAGCTGATAATGAACCAAAGGTTGTAGCTGAATCAAAGACCATCATAGAAGATAAATTTGCCGGTAAGGATGCTGATAAGAGCGGAGATGATAAGAAAACCAAGGAAGAAACTGATTCTAGTTTGGTTAAATCTGAATATGAAGTCACTGTCAAATTAGCTGATCTTCAAGCTGATCCTAATTCTCCATTGTTCAGTGCCAAATCCTTTGAAGAATTAGGTCTGGAAccagaattattaaaaggtTTATATGCAATGAAGTTTCAAAAACCATCTAAAATTCAAGAAAGAGCATTACCACTACTATTAAGCAATCCACCAAGAAATATGATAGCTCAATCCCAATCGGGTACCGGTAAAACAGCAGCTTTTTCTTTAACCATGTTGAGTCGTGTTGATCAAACTGTAGAGTTACCACAGGCTATATGTTTAGCTCCTGCCAGAGAATTGGCTAGACAAACGTTGGAAGTTATCCAAGAAATGGGtaaatttacaaaaattactTCTCAATTAGTTGTCCCAGATTCTTATGAGAAGAATAAAGGTATCAATGCACAAATTATTGTTGGTACCCCTGGTACAGTTTTAGATTTAATGCGTAGAAAAATGTTAAACGTCAGCCGTGTTAAAGTATACGTTTTAGATGAAGCCGATAACATGTTGGATAAGCAAGGTTTAGGTGATCAATGTATTCGTGTTAAGAAATTTTTACCAAAAACTGCTCAATTAGTATTATTCAGTGCTACTTTTGATGAAGCTGTTAGAGAATATGCCAAAAAGGTTGTACCATCGGCAAACACAGTAGAATTGCAAAGAAATGAAGTTAATGTCAGTGCAATCAAACAATTATACATGGATTGTGATAATGAAACTCACAAATATGAAGTGTTAACAGAGTTATATGGTTTATTGACAATTGGTTCATCGATCATTTTTGTCTCTACGAAGAAAACTGCTAATCTATTATACGGTAAATTAAAACAGGAAGGTCATCAAGTTTCTATATTGCATGGTGATTTAAATAGTAGTGATAGAGATAGATTAATTGATGATTTCAGAGAAGGAAGATCGAAAGTCCTGATCACTACTAACGTATTAGCTCGTGGCATTGATATTCCATCTGTTTCGATGGTAGTCAATTACGATTTACCTACTACCTTGAATGGTGAAGCAGACCCAGCTACATATATCCATAGAATCGGTAGAACAGGTAGATTTGGTAGAAAGGGTGTTGCCATTTCATTTGTCTATGACAAACAATCATTCCGTGTCTTATCCAACATCAAGAAGTATTTCGGTGATATAGAAATGACTCGTGTTCCAACTGATGATTGGGATGAAGTCGAAACTATTGTAAAGAAAGTATTGAAAGAATAA
- the GLD1 gene encoding Gld1p (similar to Saccharomyces cerevisiae YPR109W; ancestral locus Anc_3.427), with amino-acid sequence MENMSSDRREENLTNSHDSERVYKLRKKNFQKRLTSQLIFFGYVCITFQYIKYGTSFFVLLYRCLLQSILTAPYPSDSQLRRITENALSRENESDISTSSIPYINNNLLQYSLTGANVEMPGSFDEGISGTASPSEQSIQDSIENLKLRARKYLFHWSFTFNLMFILWDFIFPVDFLARFDGENSPDDRFKNLPSPYINGHGLLGGEKSYGIFVQMIGQAMPDSNLKGNIGLILTDILILCCQYSLFILTAINFASFKNEELNENDVDIEHERLNFPQSNGYDGRVLVTKIDPVNTVSKIIKGSTSQRSDYSSV; translated from the coding sequence ATGGAAAACATGAGTTCAGACAGAAGAGAAGAAAACCTTACAAACAGTCATGATTCAGAAAGGGTATATAAGCTGAGAAAGAAAAACTTTCAAAAACGATTAACTAGTCAATTAATATTCTTTGGTTATGTGTGTATTACGtttcaatatatcaaatatgGTACTTCATTTTTCGTTCTTCTATACAGATGCTTATTGCAATCAATATTAACTGCCCCTTATCCTAGTGATAGCCAGTTGCGTAGAATCACAGAGAATGCGTTATCTCGAGAAAATGAAAGTGATATATCGACATCCTCAATACcatatatcaataataacCTTTTACAATATTCATTAACTGGAGCAAACGTAGAAATGCCCGGTTCATTCGATGAAGGTATCTCTGGCACAGCATCTCCTTCAGAACAAAGTATTCAAGACTCtatagaaaatttaaaactacGTGCAAggaaatatttatttcacTGGTCATTTACTTTCAATTTAATGTTCATTTTATGGGACTTCATATTTCCTGTTGACTTTTTAGCAAGATTTGATGGTGAAAACTCTCCTGACGATAGATTCAAGAATTTGCCATCTCCTTATATCAATGGACACGGTCTATTGGGAGGCGAGAAAAGTTATGGTATTTTTGTTCAAATGATAGGGCAAGCTATGCCAGATAGTAACTTAAAAGGTAATATAGGTTTAATATTAACTGATATACTTATATTATGTTGTCAATATTCGCTCTTTATATTAACTGCTATTAATTTTGCTTCATTTAAGAACGAAGAGCtcaatgaaaatgatgtaGATATTGAACATGAACGTTTAAATTTCCCTCAAAGTAATGGATATGATGGAAGAGTTCTTGTGACGAAAATTGATCCCGTCAACACAGTATCCAAAATCATAAAAGGGTCCACCTCCCAAAGAAGTGATTATTCAAGTGTCTAA
- the TPHA0J01220 gene encoding YqaE/Pmp3 family membrane protein (similar to Saccharomyces cerevisiae PMP3 (YDR276C); ancestral locus Anc_5.642), translated as MDSSKIINLILAVFLPPISVFLVKGWGKECIIDIVLTICIFFPGMLYAIYTVLKED; from the coding sequence atggattCCTCAAAGATTATTAACTTAATTCTAGCCGTCTTCTTACCACCAATCTCTGTCTTTTTAGTTAAAGGTTGGGGTAAAGAATGTATCATTGACATTGTTTTAACCATCTGTATCTTCTTCCCAGGTATGTTGTATGCTATCTACACCGTCTTAAAGGAAGActaa
- the TPHA0J01210 gene encoding uncharacterized protein (similar to Saccharomyces cerevisiae WHI2 (YOR043W); ancestral locus Anc_5.639), producing the protein MDKFITQAVQEGTKSNKLRSSIFFSKNDDSFITNEEQARNEINTEGLTDAHDQLDGASLIHLNIKGSHYYITKDQLMSLSESILLYMFPHGVFLDKDGDVITSLTANDEIYIDNFSPSCFEYIMSVFMKAFDNYTNFSFDKYYNIQKMNNSPLSSIAKGLFGKHGNNTANGLVSNGHAHNRETEKEILHECPTIIVLKEDLDYYCVPQVDLAFAEGLDLKAQNKLHGEFMHKVKSAAGSYLLSEDGVFAGLMSSNRIKYKDRFEQRDNRRDKKHSNLSRSRSPQKKKDDAGNVERHLMDMLLSSGFKEDSRWGSRTADDVKTVIESISLVRLYNETTDEFREEYDKKMKEWEEERKKRLSEQQQQVQSPSNGNVESMRNSPTGSRNMSGILPRPQLTTSMSFNTVSINDPKGNTPNGKTKTNKAIISQSTSTTTLKSSAQETNNTENYTEDADLTPPTIAGSASGSNTQGRKSRFLRFTDSMRSRSSSRHASKTRTDNSLSLTEKPTLYELMAKPDINYKLLLFWKKPARKCWWSETELELEIELTASAQDTPEDRQNLTLLLHDTNDSGINPSTIKVPIKLHTRRVWMLELSVIGASDFYR; encoded by the coding sequence ATGGATAAGTTTATTACCCAAGCAGTGCAAGAGGGTACCAAATCGAATAAATTAAGGTCATCGATTTTTTTCAgtaaaaatgatgatagtTTCATCACTAATGAAGAGCAAGCTCGTAACGAAATAAACACAGAAGGATTGACAGATGCACATGATCAACTCGATGGAGCTTCTTTGattcatttgaatattaaagGTAGTCATTATTACATCACAAAGGACCAATTGATGTCCTTGTCAGAATCAATTCTATTATACATGTTTCCACATGGAGTCTTTCTGGACAAAGATGGTGACGTGATCACTAGTTTGACAGCGAACgatgaaatatatattgataatttcaGCCCGTCATGTTTTGAATACATAATGTCGGTTTTCATGAAAGCTTTTGACAACTATACGAATTTCTCCTTTGATAAGTATTATAACatacaaaaaatgaacaattCTCCATTATCCTCGATTGCCAAGGGACTATTCGGCAAACATGGCAACAATACAGCCAATGGTCTTGTATCTAATGGACACGCCCATAATAGGGAGACGGAGAAAGAGATTCTGCACGAATGCCCTACTATTATTGTGTTGAAGGAAGATTTGGATTATTATTGCGTTCCTCAAGTAGACCTGGCATTTGCAGAAGGGTTGGATTTAAAGGCTCAAAACAAGTTACATGGCGAATTTATGCATAAAGTGAAATCAGCTGCAGGCAGCTATCTGTTATCTGAAGATGGGGTATTTGCAGGACTAATGAGTTCGAATCGgatcaaatataaagacAGATTTGAACAACGAGACAACCGACGTGACAAAAAACATAGTAACCTTTCACGTTCGCGGTCACCccagaagaagaaagatgaTGCGGGAAATGTGGAAAGACATTTGATGGATATGCTTCTATCGTCCGGTTTCAAAGAGGATTCACGTTGGGGGTCGAGAACTGCGGATGACGTGAAGACAGTGATTGAATCTATATCATTAGTCAGACTGTACAACGAGACCACGGACGAGTTCCGCGAAGAGTACGACAAGAAGATGAAGGAGTGGGAAGAAGAGAGGAAAAAACGACTATCAgaacaacagcaacaagTGCAATCACCATCTAATGGTAACGTTGAAAGCATGAGAAACTCTCCCACTGGCAGTAGAAATATGAGCGGCATATTGCCGAGACCTCAGTTAACCACCAGCATGTCATTCAATACCGTAAGCATAAACGATCCCAAGGGCAACACTCCAAATGGTAAGACGAAGACAAACAAGGCCATTATTTCTCAGAGCACGAGCACCACCACTCTTAAATCGTCTGCACAGGAAACGAATAACACCGAGAACTACACGGAAGACGCGGATTTGACCCCGCCCACCATCGCCGGAAGTGCTAGTGGCAGCAATACCCAGGGTAGGAAATCTCGGTTCCTGCGGTTCACTGATTCGATGCGGTCGCGATCTTCTTCAAGGCACGCCTCAAAGACAAGAACAGATAACAGTCTGTCTTTGACCGAGAAACCGACATTGTATGAACTGATGGCGAAGCCAGATATAAATTACAaactgttattattttggaaGAAACCAGCACGGAAGTGCTGGTGGAGCGAGACAGAATTGGAACTCGAGATCGAGCTCACTGCATCGGCACAAGACACACCAGAGGACCGCCAGAACCTTACATTGTTGCTGCATGACACCAATGACAGTGGCATCAATCCAAGCACAATCAAAGTTCCGATCAAGCTGCACACCCGCCGCGTATGGATGCTGGAATTGAGTGTCATCGGCGCAAGCGACTTTTACAGATAG